In Daphnia magna isolate NIES linkage group LG5, ASM2063170v1.1, whole genome shotgun sequence, the sequence cctttcattttcaacaagCGGACAAATTTAGAAgattaattttgtttcatCTTTCTGTTGTGCGTTTTCAGCGGGAAGTAGACAGCATTtcaaacgcaaaaaaaaacagactcCTCCACAAAATACTGAttatcatatttttttttttttttttaagaaacgTCTCATTTTGTTTGCTCGATAATATTGCACTAAGGAATCGAAAGCAAGTCGCCAGCAACGCCTCCGCTATAAAGGAGCCGTCCGACAAGTTGCGGCGGAATGAGTGCCGTCGACTTTCGTATCGACGTCACTCATTCACGGATTGCATCAGCGAGTTATTggtaagtaaaaaaacaaaaaaaaaacatggtcaTAAACAGACGAACATATTGCACAgtaaaccgaaaaaaaaaaaaaagaaacgaagaaagagagagagtgaCGCGGCTATGGCACCGTCCATGCAACAGCATCAATGACGTAATCTTCGCGCGACGAGTTattccacacacaaaaaactgCATTTCGGGTGCAAAACTTTCGATTCAAAGTGatcacacacagagagagagacactTCTAccggttaaaaaaaaaaaaaaaaacattcttcCAAGACCAACGCACAACCCTATCGAGCGAGTGGGGAGAGTTCCTTCAAGAGGCGCGAATTTCAAACAcagtggagaaaaaaaatgaaaattacgaAGAATTTGCGGAACACCAAAATACGAATGCGATGATGGGACGTTTTCCGTTAAGGTGTTGCAGCACACACAATCAACAGGGTTGTTAAGTTGGAACGGgaaaaaagacttttttttttttctttttttcctttttcttaatGAATTGTTAGACACGCGagtttgtttcgttttttctttcttttcaagttCAACTCGAGTGACTGTAGGCCGTATTGGTGTACGGTCCGGAATAGACGGAACTTCCAGTGGTGGAAGAGACGCGCTTATGTCGCCGTCTGGCGCACAGGAACAGAATTGCAGCGACGACGGCAATCATCAAAATGAGGCCGGCCACGGCGATGCCAATGGCGAAATCTCTCGGTGAAATGCACAGTTGATCATCTTTATTCTattgaaaatcaaatagaaacaTTTTCACAGTTGATTCTACTGCAGATTTTCGTGTATGAAAAACATACCTCTTCGATGGGCTCGCCGTCAAAGAGACGCGTCTCTCCGCTATCGGTGGCGTCAGTGACGTAGAAACCACCAAAGACCTCGACAGTGGTCGCATTCCGGGCGAACGATGGATGATCAATTCGATAATCAGCTTTCGGGCCGTCTTCTTCCACCTGCCTTCGTTTGCGGCGAAGGTTATTACCCTGATTGTCGCACAGTGGTGGCTAAAATGTTGAAAACAATTcgacaaaaatatttaagaaaTTGGAATGAATAAAACTATAAAAAGCTTTAGATTACCTCTTCGCAACCGCCATTGCGCAAACACAGTCGCACGTTGCACTGATAATAGACGGACGATGTGTAGGGAAATTTGTGTGCCTGGAATTTGACCGTGGCCGACGTCTTGTTGACGTCATATTCAAAAGGTGGCATGATCTCATAATCGACGGGACACCTTTGAAATCACAATAATTTACAGGTGTCTGTCATTTAAAAGGCTAAAGCAACATACCCTTGGTCGTTGTAAAGAAGCTGCTCGCTCCAACCGAGACCGTCACGGACGGTGCAATCAGCGACAGTCATACCGTACACCTCTTGCTGGTCGAGCGCTACCTTCAACGTCAACGGGTCACCGATTTTCACGTTTTCAGCTGGAACGTGATTGACAGCATCGCCAGCGTAGATGTGCATCATCGTTCCGGGCAATGGAGAGGTCGTGTCCAATTTGGTACTGCCCgtaaagctaaaaaaaaaaatcaaaagaaattccCATGAATAGCTGTAGTAGACAGGAGATGAGCAAAACGTGAAACAAAAGATGTTTGTACATAACAAGAGgaaactaaaagaagaaaggccaaaaaaatggggggggggggtcgaCAAACTCGGGCTAAAATGGCCTTTTGATTGCCCATCCGCTCAAATTAGTTTTTACACCGGTCGTTTGAGCTGCAACGGTCGCATCATCAACATCGTCCGCGACGCAGGAGACCTTTCACGGTCGAACATTTTTCACGAATTTCtcgaagaaaaattttgtaattttgttttgtttttttttcggtgcgtGTTTCAACGGCTTTTTGACGGTCGACTGACGTAAACAAAATGCGAGAAATCCAGGAAacgcttttaaaaaaaaagaaacggctCAACTTGGCGGAACAAAATGTTTCCCGAAAAGAGAAGGCCGATCTTCTTTTCAAGTCCGTGAATCCTCGTTTGCTATTACAGCCTTGGTGTGTTATACATCCACCCGACAGACACCAACCAAAGGCCTTGGATTTGTTGGTCTCTTTTATTGGGTTTCACTCCGCCCCTCGTCAGTTGATACAATTGcgtcttttttattatttttttttaaatgatgatACCTGACGTTAAATCCGGAAATGATGGCCGTATCCTTGGTTTGGTAACGACAGCGGACGTGATAACCGCGGCCTTGGTTGGTCACCAGCTTTTTGTGCGGCTGTACGACGATCGTGTTGAAGTACTCGATGAATCCGTCTTCCTGCAAAACGCCAGTCATGCGCGCAAAACGCCGTTTTCAAAAACATATCGTAaacaaaactttaaaaaaaagcaaaatggCGTATACAGTGTCGATGAACATGGTGTTGCAAGAACGAAGCGGCACTCGATAGGTGAACTGATCGCCGAGCTGGACATCAAATTCGGCCATGCAAGGCGATTTCTTGGTTAATCCACGCGGATAAACCATACCGTGGAATGGCACCAACGTCGACAGAGTCACCAACATTTCCTGTTGATGACAATCGACGTTAACCGCATCCACCAGACCATCTATTAATTcgaacaaataaaattaattagaACACGTTGCACTAGTTTCTCGTCTGCAacgaacaacagcaacaaaaatagaaaacggGCCCTGGGAATGAGGGATCTCATATTTCTCCTCCGTTTTCGTAGTTTCGTATCGACGAATCGATAACAGTTTGGCAACGTATATGGGTGATTACGAGATGGTTTTTGCCTTGGCCATTTTCGCAGTGGTTAACCGTCAAGCCCACTTTCTCGTCTAACCTACATCGAATTGAAAGTGGGGCGCGGCTCAAGGCAAACTTTACTGGAGATgccaacgaaaaaaaaaatttttttttcggactTTCTCTTGTTattcggtttttttttttttctttctttagagTTGCACGCCGCATCTTAATAGGCATCCCATACACGGAGCAAAATCAAACAGAAGTGAAAGAATGGAGCCCGTCAATGTGAGTATACATGCgggaaagaagagaaaagatgtcgaggaaagaaaaaaaaaaaagaaaatgaagaagacgaatgAAGCCGCCATTCTTGTCTCTCCGACTTTCACCAATCGCCGAATTCGAAAGACAACAGGTAGActgcatataattttttttttaaatacgacTAGCTTTCTATTTCTTTATTCTCTTCCATGTCACCTGTGCCCATCGTTTGTTCGATTCTCACACTAAATCTTTCTGAATGGGACGAAACCGGTCGCTCCGTGAAACTACCGCGTGTACGGGCTATGCGACCAACAtccattttctctttcgtATATTAAAAACAATAGAAATTTCCCGTTTTAATGGATgcgaatttttcttttcttttctctgttaGCATCGAAATGttaaaagagtttttttttttttttacctttggATGTAACGTCGGACGTGACAGGATACGCGATGGTCGTCGATTCTTCAGCTGTGGATACCACAGCCAAAATTGACAACTGCAATCataagaaaacaataaatcattttaaaacaatttttcaatgttattcttcatatttttttaaaacataaatacaATTGAACAGCTGTGAAGAGATGACGGCATTATTTGTCACCGTTTTTTCCCACAcacaaaagaggaaaacattTAATGCTGTCGGCGTTACTCGGACCTtccaaaaattattttctccACTAGCCCAGCAAATCTAACGGGTTGGCCTCTCGTTCCTctatgttgttttgtttttttcaagttatGCTTCAGATAAACAGAGGGGGAAAAGAAGAGCTGCAACACAGGATCAATCAACCAAGTTCAAACGATACGCAACGCCGACTCGAATTAATGGACAGAAATCTAACGGCGTTTTTTCCGCCATTACCAGAGGGCAATCGTGAAGAAAAACACCGTTGTAAATCCACGAATTCTTAAAAAATGACGAACGTTGGCTCTTGATCTCTATACTCTGTGtttagctaaaaaaaaaatggttataatcacgtgactagcttcttcttttaaaaaaaaaattatcgtcTGAGTGACAACTTTCTCTTCGGAGCTTCGCCCAACATTTCCGGTGGAAAGGGAAAGGTTCGTTGACACGAACAACGGAATTCAAAGAGTCAGAGCATCTTCCGAACATCACAGGTGCACAACTGTGTGTATACGGTCCCCCCTCCCCTTCTCCCTTTAAATGAACTGTGGCTAATTGCTGACTGTCGCGCAGCAACGGATTTCCGTCTGGAACGTAGGCAACTCTTCACTGGAAAAGGTGAAAGTCATTGCCAGAGACGTGGCTGAGAAGCTTAGCGAATGTCGATTCCCATAAGGTTCACCATCATCGTTCAGACAAGGTTTTTCCTCGTTCTTTTGTGGTTCTTTTCGGTGTCTACATATTTACACAGACCGTGAAAGAGACGGTTTAAAATGGCAGTGCAGACAGGGGAGAGTTAAGATGGGTTCAGCGATGTTGGGATAAATTATATAGAACCCAATCCGGCGTGCACGCACGGCAGGGGGGGAGAGCgagagaaagaaggaaaaggaaaCGTTAAAAAAAGGTGTAcgtgaaaaaaatgtgtttttatCGCTTTTTCCCCTGAGGATGGTTCATAGACGGAGGTCGTCGACCGGTCACGTCACGCGTTCTTCGTTGCTACAAACCGTCTTTTGTGAACGCACGCATTCGATTCCAATgcacaaaaaggaaaacgctTAACATTTTGACTTGTCTTCTTCGCTACCACGATCAgaatttctttcaaaaaaatgataaagaaAAGGACTCTCTCCTTCATTGGGATTC encodes:
- the LOC116922924 gene encoding uncharacterized protein LOC116922924, producing the protein MGFFSLRGRPLIVCCWLSILAVVSTAEESTTIAYPVTSDVTSKDGLVDAVNVDCHQQEMLVTLSTLVPFHGMVYPRGLTKKSPCMAEFDVQLGDQFTYRVPLRSCNTMFIDTEDGFIEYFNTIVVQPHKKLVTNQGRGYHVRCRYQTKDTAIISGFNVSFTGSTKLDTTSPLPGTMMHIYAGDAVNHVPAENVKIGDPLTLKVALDQQEVYGMTVADCTVRDGLGWSEQLLYNDQGCPVDYEIMPPFEYDVNKTSATVKFQAHKFPYTSSVYYQCNVRLCLRNGGCEEPPLCDNQGNNLRRKRRQVEEDGPKADYRIDHPSFARNATTVEVFGGFYVTDATDSGETRLFDGEPIEENKDDQLCISPRDFAIGIAVAGLILMIAVVAAILFLCARRRHKRVSSTTGSSVYSGPYTNTAYSHSS